A single window of Coleofasciculus sp. FACHB-1120 DNA harbors:
- a CDS encoding response regulator transcription factor encodes MSQIRVALIEDHDLTRVGIRTALQQRGEIEFVGEAANATEGLKLLETAKPDVAIVDIGLPDMDGIELTRTFREWQAASEDGGHTKILVLTLQDDEEAVLAAFAAGADSYCMKNISFDKLLEALQVTHEGNGWIDPAIARVVLQQTRASQSGLDQAAISKTVIINATEPEYSQLIEAYPLTERELEVLQLIVEGCSNAAIAEKLYITVGTVKTHVRNILNKLCADDRTQAAVRALRSGLVG; translated from the coding sequence ATGAGTCAAATTCGCGTCGCTTTAATTGAAGACCACGACCTGACTAGGGTCGGCATCCGGACAGCGCTGCAACAGCGCGGAGAAATTGAATTTGTTGGCGAAGCCGCCAATGCCACTGAAGGTCTGAAATTACTGGAAACGGCCAAGCCAGATGTGGCGATTGTCGATATTGGGCTGCCCGATATGGACGGAATTGAATTGACAAGGACGTTTAGGGAATGGCAGGCGGCTTCGGAGGATGGGGGTCACACTAAGATATTGGTGTTGACTTTACAGGATGACGAAGAAGCCGTACTGGCGGCATTTGCAGCGGGTGCAGATTCCTACTGCATGAAAAACATTAGTTTTGATAAGTTGCTTGAAGCGTTGCAAGTGACGCACGAAGGCAACGGTTGGATCGATCCAGCGATCGCCCGAGTTGTTTTGCAGCAGACGAGAGCGAGTCAGAGCGGGTTAGATCAAGCCGCCATATCCAAAACGGTGATTATCAATGCCACCGAACCAGAATACAGCCAGCTAATTGAAGCTTATCCACTGACGGAACGGGAATTAGAAGTTTTGCAACTGATTGTCGAAGGGTGCAGCAATGCAGCGATCGCTGAAAAGCTTTACATCACTGTCGGAACGGTCAAAACCCACGTCCGGAATATTTTGAATAAGCTATGTGCTGATGACCGCACCCAAGCAGCGGTGCGTGCCCTACGCTCTGGCTTAGTGGGATAA
- a CDS encoding SpoIIE family protein phosphatase — protein sequence MSQAEGSKLKLMVVDDEHDNLDLLYRTFRREFRVFKADSAFSAIQVLDTEGEMAVIISDQRMPQMNGTEFLSKTVERFPDTIRILLTGYTDVEDLVDAINSGQVFKYITKPWNPENLKAVVQQASETYRVLKQRTNELRRALRREELLNAVTTAIRESLDYQSMLQTVANTIGKAFEASYCVLRPVESDRLTSEVFFYPTPDEPSENPEPLVPKYDSDSLLQAALESRKIQLAQGEQGGTSYTQLGVPLIFQQQVLSVLCLYQENSDRLWAPEEIQLIEGVAEQAALALSQAKLYQRTQQQAQQMRAELEVARQIQNNLLRQSWPEVEGMQVQACCVAAREVGGDFFEVYIHPQGDVWLAVGDVSGKGVPAALFMASAISILRRELAQEISPEPDVVMRNLNSIMSNDLVSTNCFITMVLARYTPATQELVYANAGHIYPLVWSNQEVVQQRTAPNSDSASALEPNFLKTRGIPLGILPIWKAKQGQLTLKSGEILLLTSDGITEATVNQESSLLHTASEIAPTTEGTTGSFEGTSSMLTQDGLWKLVCLEPVPFDLNNLLARIREHTNNVQEDDQTILSLEVL from the coding sequence ATGAGTCAGGCAGAAGGGAGCAAACTCAAACTGATGGTGGTTGATGACGAGCATGACAACCTAGATTTACTCTATCGGACATTTCGACGAGAATTTCGCGTCTTCAAAGCTGACAGTGCCTTCAGCGCCATCCAAGTTTTGGACACGGAAGGGGAAATGGCTGTGATTATTTCCGACCAGCGCATGCCCCAAATGAATGGAACCGAATTTTTAAGTAAAACAGTTGAACGCTTTCCCGATACCATTCGGATTCTCCTAACCGGCTACACCGATGTCGAAGATTTGGTGGATGCGATTAACTCCGGTCAGGTGTTCAAGTACATCACCAAACCCTGGAACCCGGAGAACCTGAAAGCAGTGGTTCAACAAGCCTCGGAAACGTACCGAGTGCTAAAGCAAAGAACCAACGAACTGCGCCGCGCTTTGCGTCGAGAAGAACTCTTGAATGCGGTGACAACGGCAATTCGGGAGTCGCTGGATTACCAGAGTATGCTGCAAACCGTTGCCAATACCATTGGAAAAGCTTTTGAGGCGAGCTATTGCGTTTTGCGACCCGTAGAGAGCGATCGCTTAACAAGCGAAGTTTTTTTCTACCCCACTCCAGATGAGCCGAGCGAGAATCCGGAACCCCTAGTACCCAAATACGACTCAGACTCCTTACTGCAAGCAGCCTTGGAAAGCCGCAAGATCCAACTTGCCCAAGGCGAACAAGGGGGAACGAGCTACACTCAGTTGGGGGTGCCGTTGATCTTTCAGCAGCAGGTTCTATCAGTTCTCTGCCTCTATCAAGAAAATAGCGATCGCCTCTGGGCACCCGAAGAAATTCAGCTGATAGAAGGCGTCGCCGAACAAGCCGCTTTGGCGCTTTCTCAGGCGAAACTCTACCAGCGCACGCAACAGCAGGCTCAGCAAATGCGTGCCGAACTAGAAGTCGCTCGTCAAATTCAAAATAACCTCCTCCGCCAAAGCTGGCCGGAAGTAGAAGGGATGCAGGTGCAAGCCTGCTGCGTCGCCGCCAGAGAAGTGGGGGGTGATTTTTTTGAAGTCTATATCCATCCCCAAGGCGATGTTTGGCTGGCAGTCGGAGATGTCTCTGGGAAAGGCGTCCCAGCCGCTCTATTTATGGCAAGTGCAATTTCTATTCTGCGTCGGGAACTGGCTCAGGAAATTTCTCCGGAGCCGGATGTCGTCATGCGGAATCTTAACAGCATTATGTCTAACGATCTCGTCAGTACCAACTGCTTTATCACAATGGTACTGGCTCGTTATACCCCAGCCACTCAAGAGCTGGTGTATGCCAACGCCGGTCACATCTATCCCTTAGTCTGGTCTAATCAGGAAGTCGTACAACAAAGAACAGCACCGAATTCAGACTCGGCATCGGCACTGGAACCAAATTTTCTCAAGACTCGCGGCATCCCTTTGGGAATTTTACCCATCTGGAAAGCCAAGCAGGGGCAATTGACCTTAAAATCAGGTGAAATTCTGCTACTGACGAGTGACGGGATTACCGAGGCGACTGTCAATCAAGAAAGTAGCCTTCTGCATACTGCTTCCGAGATCGCGCCGACGACAGAAGGGACTACTGGCAGCTTTGAAGGTACGAGTAGTATGCTGACACAAGATGGACTTTGGAAACTCGTATGTCTTGAGCCAGTGCCTTTCGATTTGAATAACTTACTAGCGCGGATTCGGGAACACACCAATAACGTTCAGGAAGACGACCAAACCATACTCTCTCTGGAGGTTCTTTAA
- a CDS encoding anti-sigma regulatory factor, translating into MKTELHVPSDLKFLTIVESWLLGCLEVELTDSVDWPRQSNRLRLALVEAYSNVVRHAHKEQPNLPVLIRLELKNRDIALEIWDHGQGFDLSTYLPPTPNDKQESGYGWLIMNRLMDRVEYRLQVNGRNCLKLEASLPEVTKA; encoded by the coding sequence ATGAAAACGGAGCTGCACGTACCAAGTGATTTGAAGTTTTTAACAATTGTTGAAAGCTGGCTACTGGGATGTTTGGAAGTCGAACTGACCGACTCGGTGGATTGGCCTCGTCAATCGAATCGCTTGCGATTGGCTTTAGTGGAAGCATACTCAAACGTGGTGCGTCATGCTCATAAGGAGCAACCAAATCTGCCTGTGTTAATTCGCCTAGAGCTGAAAAATCGGGATATTGCTCTCGAAATTTGGGATCATGGTCAGGGATTTGACTTATCAACTTATCTGCCGCCCACCCCGAATGATAAACAGGAAAGCGGTTATGGGTGGCTGATTATGAATCGGTTGATGGATCGGGTAGAGTATCGCTTACAAGTAAACGGTCGTAACTGTTTAAAGTTAGAAGCGAGTTTACCAGAAGTGACAAAAGCATAG
- a CDS encoding ketosteroid isomerase family protein yields MTLADDLLLNSESESTTELNIAGMTEPVILRYFETMNAGDFEATAALFAEDGEMNPPFESPMVGPDAIASYLQAEAKGMTLSPREGIAEALEDGNTQIQVSGKVQTPVFGVNVSWIFILNPQRQIIFTRIKLLASPQELLNLRR; encoded by the coding sequence ATGACACTCGCTGATGACTTACTTTTAAATTCCGAATCTGAATCCACCACTGAACTCAATATTGCCGGAATGACAGAGCCTGTCATCCTGCGCTATTTTGAAACGATGAATGCAGGCGATTTTGAGGCAACTGCTGCTTTGTTTGCAGAGGATGGGGAAATGAATCCCCCATTTGAGTCACCGATGGTGGGACCTGATGCGATCGCATCCTATCTGCAAGCAGAAGCCAAAGGGATGACCCTCTCTCCCCGTGAAGGAATTGCCGAAGCGCTAGAAGACGGCAACACGCAGATTCAGGTTAGCGGTAAGGTACAGACTCCCGTTTTTGGCGTCAATGTCTCCTGGATATTTATCCTCAATCCACAGCGCCAAATTATTTTTACCCGCATCAAACTATTAGCATCTCCCCAAGAGCTACTAAATTTGCGCCGTTAG
- the queG gene encoding tRNA epoxyqueuosine(34) reductase QueG, whose translation MRSPSLPVKVPVSSREVKQKALELGFHKAGIAAVNGADAEVQRLQAWLAQGYQADMEWMANPKRQDIHLVMPEVRSLICVALNYYTPHQRPEGQEYAKISRYGWGRDYHKILHKKLKALTAWLQEQGEGISARSYADTGPVQDKVWAQKAGIGWIAKNGNVITREYGSWVFLGEVLTNLDLTPDLPHTEHCGTCTRCLDACPTGAITQPFVVDANRCIAYHTIENRAEKLPDVLSEAMPFAKQDEVPAIASRLQGWVAGCDICQDVCPWNQRFAQPTDVAEFQPYSGNVAPLLTELAEISDEEWDRRFPASALRRIKPEMLRRNARANLEAKASLDT comes from the coding sequence ATGCGATCGCCATCGTTGCCTGTGAAAGTACCCGTCAGTAGTCGCGAAGTGAAGCAGAAAGCCTTGGAGTTGGGATTCCACAAGGCGGGAATCGCGGCTGTAAATGGGGCAGATGCGGAAGTACAGCGGTTACAGGCGTGGCTGGCACAAGGCTATCAGGCGGATATGGAATGGATGGCGAATCCGAAGCGGCAAGATATCCATCTAGTCATGCCAGAAGTGCGATCGCTGATTTGTGTTGCCCTTAACTACTACACGCCTCACCAGCGTCCCGAAGGTCAGGAATACGCCAAAATCTCTCGCTATGGCTGGGGACGCGATTATCACAAGATCCTGCATAAAAAGCTGAAAGCCCTCACCGCTTGGCTACAAGAGCAGGGAGAAGGTATTTCGGCGCGTTCCTATGCGGATACTGGCCCGGTGCAAGATAAAGTTTGGGCACAGAAAGCTGGAATTGGCTGGATTGCCAAGAATGGAAACGTAATCACGCGCGAGTATGGTTCTTGGGTATTTTTAGGGGAAGTATTGACCAACCTCGACTTAACACCTGACTTGCCCCATACTGAACACTGTGGCACTTGCACTCGTTGTCTCGATGCTTGTCCCACGGGTGCAATTACTCAGCCCTTTGTTGTAGACGCCAATCGGTGCATCGCCTACCACACAATTGAGAATCGAGCTGAAAAGTTACCGGATGTGCTAAGCGAAGCGATGCCATTCGCGAAGCAGGACGAAGTGCCAGCGATCGCATCTCGTCTGCAAGGCTGGGTTGCTGGTTGCGATATCTGCCAAGATGTTTGCCCTTGGAATCAGCGGTTTGCTCAGCCTACGGATGTTGCCGAGTTTCAGCCGTATTCTGGAAATGTAGCTCCGCTTCTAACCGAGTTAGCGGAAATTTCCGATGAAGAGTGGGATCGTCGGTTTCCCGCCTCAGCGCTGCGGCGGATAAAACCGGAGATGTTGCGGCGCAATGCTAGAGCAAATTTGGAAGCCAAAGCATCACTCGACACCTAA
- a CDS encoding HAD-IA family hydrolase — protein sequence MTAKVIIFDFDGTIADSLDAVVNITNRLAVEFGYQPANLEDIEKIKSLSSREIIQFSGVSIFKLPFLLRKVRVRLNNQIRDLKPFPGIKETFTELKSQGNQLGIITSNSKENVTIFLKENDFIGLFDFIYSAPTIFGKHKVINSFSKKQNIQASEMVYVGDETRDIEAARKSRIKVISVSWGFNSKEVLAKHQPDFLVNKPSELLKVIKSLQEQVL from the coding sequence ATGACCGCAAAAGTCATAATTTTTGATTTTGATGGCACAATTGCTGATAGCCTCGATGCCGTCGTAAATATTACTAATCGTTTAGCTGTGGAATTCGGATATCAGCCAGCGAATCTAGAAGATATTGAAAAAATTAAAAGCTTAAGTTCTAGGGAAATTATCCAGTTCTCTGGCGTTTCCATCTTTAAATTACCATTTCTACTTAGGAAAGTTAGAGTAAGATTAAACAATCAGATTCGAGATTTAAAACCTTTTCCAGGGATTAAAGAAACTTTTACGGAGCTTAAATCTCAAGGAAATCAACTAGGAATCATAACGTCTAATTCTAAAGAAAACGTCACAATTTTTTTAAAGGAGAATGATTTTATAGGATTGTTTGATTTTATTTATTCAGCCCCAACAATTTTCGGGAAACACAAAGTAATTAATAGTTTTTCTAAAAAACAAAATATTCAAGCGAGTGAGATGGTTTATGTGGGAGATGAAACAAGAGATATCGAAGCGGCAAGAAAAAGCCGGATAAAAGTAATTTCAGTTAGTTGGGGTTTTAATTCAAAAGAAGTTTTAGCCAAACATCAACCAGATTTTTTGGTTAACAAACCTAGCGAACTGCTAAAAGTAATAAAAAGCTTACAAGAGCAGGTATTGTAA
- a CDS encoding ATP-binding cassette domain-containing protein produces MAQVVIENVYKSFSGRPGEVVAAIAPEPLLTPVDDGSLVVDDKPSSPSGATNVLRRINLTVQDGEFMVLVGPSGCGKSTLLRLIAGLEELTGGNIRVGDTLVNDLPPKERDIAMVFQNYALYPHMTVYDNIAFGLRRTGRRGAGESPQDGQGDPAPTSKMPIWAENLLVEMTRSLPKHLRYIPEREKGINEQVRTVAQLLQIEPLLNRLPKQLSGGQKQRVALGRAIARNPQVFLMDEPLSNLDAKLRAETRAQIVKLQRQLGTTTIYVTHDQTEAMTMGDRIAVMNHGKIQQIAAPLELYNHPANRFVAEFIGSPPMNFLPVQMKAPLLITHAQFRLTLPDVWASALQKYDGQSLTLGIRPEHLIIGVPAPKNLQVRVDLVEALGNETYLSATLLESAIAYSLQVRIPPDKVVRIGDRLWLSLIPDKIHFFDPQTGIAIPSR; encoded by the coding sequence GTGGCACAAGTTGTTATAGAAAACGTTTACAAAAGCTTTTCCGGTCGTCCAGGGGAAGTCGTTGCAGCGATCGCGCCAGAACCTCTACTGACGCCAGTGGATGACGGATCGCTGGTCGTAGATGATAAACCTTCGTCTCCGTCTGGAGCTACAAACGTCTTGCGACGGATTAATCTGACCGTGCAAGATGGCGAGTTTATGGTGTTGGTAGGCCCTTCTGGCTGTGGCAAAAGTACGCTGTTGCGGCTGATTGCGGGACTGGAAGAATTAACGGGGGGCAATATCCGAGTGGGAGACACTCTCGTAAACGATTTGCCGCCAAAGGAACGAGACATCGCAATGGTGTTTCAAAACTACGCCCTCTATCCCCACATGACGGTGTATGACAATATTGCCTTTGGGCTACGGCGCACAGGGCGCAGAGGCGCGGGAGAGAGTCCTCAGGACGGGCAGGGAGACCCCGCCCCTACTTCTAAGATGCCTATCTGGGCGGAAAATCTATTGGTGGAAATGACGCGATCGCTTCCCAAGCATCTTCGCTACATACCCGAACGCGAGAAAGGGATTAATGAGCAGGTGCGGACAGTGGCTCAATTGTTGCAAATTGAGCCGCTCTTAAACAGGTTGCCAAAACAACTATCGGGAGGTCAAAAGCAGCGAGTCGCATTAGGACGAGCGATCGCTCGCAATCCTCAAGTATTTTTGATGGATGAACCTCTCTCAAACTTAGATGCCAAACTTCGGGCAGAAACTCGCGCCCAAATTGTTAAGTTGCAGCGACAGCTTGGCACAACAACCATTTACGTCACCCACGACCAAACGGAAGCGATGACAATGGGCGATCGCATTGCGGTAATGAATCACGGGAAAATCCAGCAAATCGCCGCACCGTTGGAACTTTACAACCACCCAGCCAACCGTTTTGTCGCTGAATTCATTGGTTCGCCACCGATGAATTTTTTGCCGGTGCAAATGAAAGCACCTCTCCTGATTACCCATGCTCAATTTCGGCTCACCCTTCCCGATGTTTGGGCGTCAGCACTGCAAAAATACGATGGGCAATCCCTCACGTTAGGCATCCGTCCCGAACACTTAATCATTGGCGTTCCCGCCCCCAAAAATCTCCAGGTGCGAGTAGATTTGGTGGAAGCCCTAGGTAATGAAACTTATTTATCTGCCACTCTCCTAGAGTCAGCGATCGCCTATTCCTTACAGGTACGCATTCCCCCAGACAAAGTGGTGCGGATTGGCGATCGCTTGTGGTTATCGTTAATCCCAGATAAAATCCATTTCTTCGATCCCCAGACTGGCATTGCCATTCCCTCTCGTTAG
- a CDS encoding DNA topoisomerase (ATP-hydrolyzing) gives MAKQLNLLATGQIIPTPLHAEMQRSYLEYAMSVIVGRALPDVRDGLKPVHRRILYAMHELGLTPDRPYRKCARVVGDVLGKYHPHGDQAVYDALVRLVQEFSSRYPLLGGHGNFGSVDNDPPAAMRYTETRLAAISHEALLSEIGEATVDFIGNFDNSQQEPTVLPAQLPVLLLNGCAGIAVGMATNVPPHNLGEIVDGLIALIDRPDLPDGKLWELVPGPDFPTGGEIVGTEGIREAYSTGRGSITVRGVAQIEEIAASRGRHKRTAIVVTELPFQVNKAGWIEKVAELVNQTKIEGIADLRDESDREGMRVVVELKRDTNPHHVLDQLYRQTALCTNFGAILLALVDGQPRQLTLRQLLEEFLKFREQTLTRQYTYELGEAERRLHIVEGLLASLRELDAVIEILRNAPDGSTAKLNLQERLNISEVQADAILSMPLRRLTGLERQNLQGEFKELSERIHLLQLLLSDRRELLKALKKDLRSLKRKFTDSRRSKILTGAKELKTQPLEKKPNSKEKDKSRKSEAKNSTQPALLTPEHLEEEALLEFTQRGYVRRFPKNGNKSTGKGDGGNRPDDFVVKTHLTSTQAELVVLSSGGKAYPVKVGEIPPTGKQSRGTPLIGLLSNSAQVAAETIVSNFFLPEDPQSADLILLSEQGRIKRLPLVELANLTSRGITLMKLKEDDRLKYVNLAKTGVQLVLATGGGRLLRLQVNDDHLPSTGRTTMGVQAMRLRRSEQLVGALTLRDDENILIVSQLGYAKRLPMSTIRLANLGDLGTQALHFTSKTDALAAMVAAPAKSQIVLLTNAQRVVRMPVSSVQLRGKDGTGDRLLELNPDEKIVTVVCS, from the coding sequence ATGGCGAAACAACTGAACCTTTTGGCAACCGGACAGATCATCCCCACGCCTTTACACGCGGAGATGCAACGGTCTTATCTTGAATATGCCATGAGTGTGATCGTCGGGCGTGCATTACCCGATGTCCGCGACGGTTTAAAGCCGGTGCATCGGCGCATCTTGTATGCGATGCACGAACTCGGACTGACGCCAGACCGCCCTTATCGTAAGTGCGCCAGGGTGGTTGGGGATGTTTTGGGCAAATATCACCCACATGGCGATCAGGCGGTTTATGACGCCTTAGTGCGTCTGGTGCAAGAATTTTCCAGCCGCTATCCCCTCCTCGGCGGTCATGGTAACTTTGGCTCAGTGGATAATGACCCACCAGCGGCGATGCGTTACACGGAAACGCGACTGGCTGCAATTAGTCATGAAGCGCTTCTGAGTGAAATTGGCGAAGCCACAGTTGACTTCATCGGCAACTTTGACAATTCCCAACAGGAACCAACTGTACTGCCCGCTCAGCTGCCGGTGTTGTTACTCAACGGGTGTGCTGGAATCGCCGTCGGCATGGCAACGAATGTGCCGCCGCACAACTTGGGTGAGATCGTCGATGGTTTAATTGCCCTAATCGATCGACCCGATCTCCCCGACGGGAAGCTATGGGAGCTAGTTCCGGGGCCAGATTTCCCCACGGGGGGCGAAATTGTCGGAACAGAGGGAATTCGGGAAGCTTACAGCACGGGTCGCGGTAGTATCACGGTGCGGGGAGTCGCCCAGATTGAGGAAATCGCGGCAAGTCGGGGACGGCACAAGCGGACGGCAATTGTGGTGACGGAATTGCCTTTCCAGGTGAATAAGGCGGGTTGGATTGAGAAGGTAGCGGAACTGGTCAATCAGACAAAAATCGAAGGCATTGCGGATCTGCGGGATGAAAGCGATCGCGAAGGAATGCGGGTGGTGGTGGAATTAAAAAGAGACACCAATCCTCACCATGTCCTCGATCAACTTTATAGACAAACAGCACTGTGTACCAATTTTGGCGCGATCCTGTTGGCGTTGGTAGATGGGCAACCGCGTCAGCTCACATTGCGCCAGCTGTTGGAGGAATTTCTCAAGTTCCGAGAACAGACGCTGACTCGGCAGTATACCTACGAATTGGGTGAGGCAGAAAGACGCCTTCACATTGTCGAAGGATTGCTGGCGTCTTTAAGGGAGTTAGATGCGGTGATTGAAATTCTCCGGAATGCTCCCGATGGCAGCACCGCCAAGTTAAATCTGCAAGAACGCTTGAATATTAGTGAGGTTCAGGCGGATGCTATTTTGTCAATGCCCTTACGACGTCTCACTGGGTTAGAACGGCAAAATTTACAAGGTGAGTTTAAGGAGTTGTCAGAGAGAATTCATCTGTTGCAACTCCTGCTAAGCGATCGCCGCGAACTCCTGAAAGCTTTGAAAAAAGATTTGCGATCGCTCAAACGCAAATTCACCGATTCGCGTCGCAGCAAGATCCTGACTGGGGCGAAAGAATTAAAGACTCAGCCACTAGAGAAAAAACCTAACTCAAAAGAAAAAGACAAAAGTCGAAAGTCAGAAGCCAAAAACTCTACTCAGCCCGCACTCCTGACTCCTGAACACTTAGAAGAAGAGGCTCTTCTGGAGTTTACCCAGCGCGGATATGTCCGGCGCTTCCCTAAAAATGGGAATAAATCCACTGGGAAAGGTGATGGCGGCAATCGCCCGGATGATTTTGTCGTCAAAACTCACCTGACTAGCACCCAAGCCGAGTTAGTCGTACTCAGCAGCGGCGGCAAAGCTTACCCTGTTAAGGTGGGAGAGATTCCTCCCACCGGGAAGCAATCGCGGGGAACGCCGCTGATCGGCTTGCTATCCAACTCAGCACAAGTAGCAGCAGAAACGATTGTTTCCAACTTTTTCCTGCCTGAAGATCCCCAAAGTGCCGATTTAATTTTGCTCAGCGAACAGGGGAGAATCAAGCGCCTACCCCTGGTAGAACTGGCTAACCTCACCAGTCGCGGCATCACGCTCATGAAGCTGAAAGAAGACGATCGGTTAAAGTATGTCAATCTGGCTAAAACCGGCGTCCAGCTTGTCTTGGCAACTGGGGGTGGGCGTTTGCTGCGGCTTCAAGTCAACGATGACCATCTACCCTCGACGGGACGCACCACGATGGGAGTGCAGGCGATGCGGCTGCGGCGTTCCGAGCAACTGGTAGGAGCCTTAACGCTGCGGGATGACGAGAACATTTTAATCGTTTCCCAGTTAGGGTATGCCAAACGCCTGCCGATGAGTACAATCCGACTGGCAAATCTCGGCGACCTTGGCACCCAGGCACTGCATTTTACAAGCAAAACAGATGCTTTAGCAGCGATGGTCGCGGCTCCAGCAAAGTCTCAGATCGTCCTTCTGACCAACGCCCAGCGAGTCGTGCGAATGCCAGTAAGTTCAGTGCAGTTGCGCGGTAAAGATGGGACGGGCGATCGCTTGCTCGAACTCAACCCGGACGAAAAAATTGTTACGGTCGTTTGTTCGTAG
- a CDS encoding response regulator: MKTVLIVEDDPINARVFSKILSKRGGLAVKHTENVEEVMQIAQSGEADIILMDVSLAHSVYQGKSVDGIKITQMLKADPQTASLPIILVTAHAMEGDRENFLKQSGADGYISKPVVDHQLFVDQIKALLPQ, translated from the coding sequence ATGAAAACCGTTTTGATTGTAGAAGACGATCCGATTAATGCTCGGGTTTTTTCTAAGATTCTGAGCAAGCGGGGCGGTTTGGCAGTTAAGCATACCGAAAACGTGGAAGAGGTGATGCAAATTGCCCAATCCGGTGAGGCTGACATTATTTTGATGGATGTTTCCCTGGCCCATAGTGTTTACCAGGGTAAGTCGGTTGACGGCATAAAAATCACGCAGATGTTGAAGGCTGACCCGCAAACTGCTAGTTTGCCTATTATCCTGGTTACGGCTCATGCGATGGAGGGCGATCGCGAAAATTTCCTGAAACAGAGTGGTGCCGATGGCTATATTTCTAAACCAGTTGTCGATCATCAACTGTTTGTGGATCAAATCAAGGCATTGTTGCCACAATAA
- a CDS encoding response regulator has product MKTVLIVEDDPINVRVFSKILTKRAGLQVKHTENVEEVIQIAQSKEADIILMDVSLTNSFYQGKSVDGIKITQILKADPQTANLPIILVTANAMEGDRENFLQQSGADEYISKPVVDHQLFVDKILALIQQN; this is encoded by the coding sequence ATGAAAACTGTTTTGATTGTAGAAGACGATCCGATTAATGTTCGGGTTTTTTCTAAAATCCTGACAAAGCGAGCCGGTTTGCAAGTCAAACATACTGAAAATGTAGAAGAAGTAATCCAAATTGCCCAATCTAAGGAGGCTGACATTATTTTGATGGATGTTTCCTTAACAAACAGTTTTTACCAGGGTAAATCAGTGGATGGCATAAAAATCACCCAAATATTAAAAGCTGACCCCCAAACTGCCAATCTACCGATTATTCTGGTGACAGCTAATGCGATGGAAGGCGATCGCGAAAATTTCCTCCAGCAAAGTGGTGCCGATGAATACATTTCTAAACCAGTTGTCGATCATCAACTGTTTGTGGATAAAATTCTGGCACTGATACAACAAAATTAG
- a CDS encoding DMT family transporter, producing MLFLTNFLNWITNFKGEVAALSAAFLWAIASVVYSRLGRQIPPLELNLFKGIIAIAFLVLTLLLQGQLLPEINPTALTLLLLSGVLGIGLGDTAYFAAINCLGARRTLILETLAPPLTAVLALVFLQEQLTAAAWCGILLTILGVVWVVTERVPNSTAESKHLTMRGISWGLLAAVAQATGAVLSRTALIQSSISPLWSTLVRLGAGVLVLLLWKLLGRRQANDWLKPLQSWRIVGVIAITAFFSTYLGIWLQQISLKFAPAGIAQTLSSTSPLFVLPLAIWMGDIVSFRAILGVLVALGGVAVLFSLR from the coding sequence ATGCTATTTTTAACAAATTTTCTTAATTGGATTACAAATTTTAAAGGAGAAGTGGCGGCGCTGAGTGCCGCCTTTTTATGGGCGATCGCTTCGGTGGTTTACAGCCGCTTGGGACGGCAAATCCCACCCCTAGAACTGAACTTGTTCAAAGGGATAATCGCGATCGCGTTCCTTGTCCTCACCCTACTTTTGCAAGGACAGCTGCTACCTGAAATCAACCCGACTGCACTGACACTATTGCTACTAAGTGGCGTCCTTGGCATTGGATTGGGAGATACGGCTTATTTTGCAGCGATCAACTGCCTGGGTGCAAGGCGTACCTTGATATTAGAAACCCTAGCACCCCCCTTAACAGCCGTGTTAGCGCTAGTCTTTTTACAAGAACAACTGACGGCTGCTGCTTGGTGCGGAATTTTATTAACCATTCTGGGCGTCGTCTGGGTGGTGACGGAACGGGTGCCTAATTCCACCGCTGAAAGCAAGCATCTGACGATGCGGGGAATTAGTTGGGGTTTACTGGCAGCAGTAGCACAGGCAACAGGTGCCGTCCTCTCGCGGACAGCCCTCATCCAATCGAGTATCAGCCCCTTGTGGAGTACCTTGGTGCGCTTGGGGGCGGGGGTACTGGTGCTACTGCTGTGGAAGTTGCTGGGGCGGCGTCAAGCCAATGACTGGCTTAAACCGTTGCAGTCTTGGCGCATTGTGGGAGTCATTGCCATAACCGCTTTTTTCAGCACCTATCTCGGCATCTGGCTGCAACAAATTTCTCTGAAATTCGCCCCCGCAGGAATTGCCCAAACGCTGAGTTCTACTAGCCCTTTGTTTGTCTTGCCTCTAGCGATTTGGATGGGTGATATTGTCAGTTTTCGAGCTATTTTAGGCGTTTTAGTCGCCTTGGGCGGAGTGGCGGTGCTGTTTAGCCTCCGGTAG